In one Candidatus Nitronereus thalassa genomic region, the following are encoded:
- the greA gene encoding transcription elongation factor GreA has product MSVPMTKKGYEALKAELDRLRKVERPKNIQDIAEAREHGDLRENAEYKAAKERQQFIDTRMAELEHKLGSAEVIEVTPGVSETVMFGATVRLMDLESEEEKSYTLLGQEEADLKNGSISVQSPIGRALIGHRVGDIVQVNRPAGMIEYQIKEIFFQE; this is encoded by the coding sequence ATGTCGGTTCCCATGACGAAAAAGGGCTACGAAGCCCTCAAAGCTGAGCTTGATCGACTTCGGAAAGTCGAGCGGCCCAAAAACATTCAAGATATCGCGGAAGCTCGAGAACATGGAGACCTTCGAGAAAATGCCGAGTATAAAGCCGCTAAAGAACGACAGCAGTTTATCGATACACGCATGGCAGAACTCGAACATAAGCTAGGAAGTGCGGAGGTCATCGAAGTCACACCCGGAGTGAGCGAAACGGTCATGTTTGGAGCCACTGTACGTTTAATGGATTTGGAATCGGAAGAAGAAAAATCCTACACCCTTCTTGGGCAAGAAGAGGCGGATTTGAAAAATGGGTCTATCTCAGTACAATCGCCCATAGGACGAGCCCTGATCGGTCATCGGGTAGGCGACATCGTTCAAGTCAATCGCCCCGCGGGGATGATTGAATACCAAATTAAAGAAATATTTTTTCAGGAGTAA